A section of the Pseudomonas flavescens genome encodes:
- a CDS encoding YihY family inner membrane protein, whose translation MQQLLRDWWEFVRFLWHRFFENRGADNAAALTYTTLFAVVPMMTVTFAMLSAVPAFQGSGEQIQAFIFHNFVPSAGEALQEYLSDFTTQARQLTWIGVAVLAVTAFWMLVTIERTFNTIWRVRQPRRGISTFLLYWAILSLGPMLLGAGFAVSTYIASLSLLSGPDAVVGAKTLLRFTPLLFSVAAFTLLYAAVPNARVPLRHAFWGGLFTAILLELAKALFGIYVRLFPGYQLIYGAFATVPLFLLWIYMSWLIVLVGAELVCNLGVSHHWRKQAMPRVLVLLGILRVFQARQRTGLKVRHRDVQRQGWLLPGHEWEEVLSFLENQRLVACTGGDSWMLCRDLGHYSLQQLLERSPWPLPHLNQLPAELDEPWYPALRQALQRLHEEQTLLFGDSLAHWLEGDGGDKK comes from the coding sequence ATGCAGCAACTTTTGCGCGACTGGTGGGAGTTCGTGCGATTTCTCTGGCATCGGTTTTTCGAAAACCGCGGTGCCGACAATGCCGCCGCACTGACTTACACCACGCTGTTCGCTGTGGTGCCGATGATGACGGTCACCTTTGCCATGCTGTCTGCGGTTCCCGCTTTCCAGGGCAGTGGCGAGCAGATCCAGGCGTTCATATTCCACAACTTCGTGCCCTCGGCGGGTGAGGCGCTGCAGGAATACCTGAGCGATTTCACCACTCAGGCACGTCAACTGACCTGGATCGGCGTCGCGGTACTGGCGGTGACGGCGTTCTGGATGCTGGTGACCATCGAGCGTACCTTCAACACCATCTGGCGGGTTCGGCAGCCGCGCCGGGGTATTTCGACCTTCCTGCTGTACTGGGCGATTCTCAGTCTCGGGCCGATGCTGCTCGGCGCCGGTTTTGCCGTCAGCACCTACATCGCCTCGCTTTCGCTGCTCAGCGGGCCGGATGCGGTCGTCGGTGCCAAGACTTTGCTGCGTTTCACGCCACTGCTATTCAGTGTCGCAGCGTTCACGTTGCTCTACGCCGCTGTACCCAATGCGCGAGTGCCCCTGCGGCATGCGTTCTGGGGTGGCCTCTTCACGGCGATATTGCTGGAGCTTGCCAAGGCACTTTTCGGCATCTACGTGCGCCTGTTTCCAGGTTATCAATTGATCTACGGGGCGTTCGCCACGGTGCCGCTGTTTCTGTTGTGGATCTACATGTCCTGGCTGATCGTGCTCGTCGGCGCCGAACTGGTGTGCAACCTCGGCGTATCCCACCACTGGCGCAAGCAGGCGATGCCTCGCGTGCTGGTGTTGCTGGGTATTCTGCGAGTCTTCCAGGCGCGGCAGCGTACGGGGCTGAAGGTGCGTCACCGTGATGTGCAGCGGCAGGGCTGGCTGTTGCCTGGGCATGAATGGGAGGAGGTGTTGAGCTTTCTGGAGAACCAGCGTCTGGTTGCCTGTACGGGCGGAGACAGCTGGATGCTCTGTCGCGATCTTGGCCACTACTCGTTGCAGCAGTTGCTGGAACGTAGTCCCTGGCCGCTGCCGCATCTCAATCAGTTGCCGGCAGAGCTGGACGAGCCCTGGTATCCCGCGTTGCGCCAGGCGCTGCAGCGTCTGCACGAGGAGCAGACGCTGCTGTTCGGTGACAGCCTGGCGCACTGGCTCGAAGGCGACGGAGGTGACAAAAAATGA
- the arsC gene encoding arsenate reductase (glutaredoxin) (This arsenate reductase requires both glutathione and glutaredoxin to convert arsenate to arsenite, after which the efflux transporter formed by ArsA and ArsB can extrude the arsenite from the cell, providing resistance.), with protein MTDLTLYHNPRCSKSRGALQLLEERGVQPTVLLYLDTPPSATQLRDVLAKLGIPARQLLRSGEDEYRELNLADETLSEAQLLEAMAAHPRLIERPILIAGDRAVIGRPPENVLDLLP; from the coding sequence ATGACCGACCTGACGCTCTACCATAACCCGCGCTGCTCCAAATCTCGCGGAGCGTTGCAACTGCTCGAAGAGCGCGGTGTGCAACCGACGGTGCTGCTGTATCTGGATACGCCTCCCAGCGCCACGCAGTTGCGCGATGTGCTGGCCAAGCTGGGCATCCCGGCGCGGCAACTGCTGCGCAGCGGCGAAGACGAGTACCGCGAACTGAATCTGGCGGACGAAACCCTCAGCGAAGCGCAGCTGCTCGAGGCCATGGCCGCTCACCCGCGCCTGATCGAACGACCGATCCTGATCGCCGGCGACCGCGCCGTGATCGGCCGCCCTCCCGAGAACGTCCTGGACCTGCTGCCATGA
- the wrbA gene encoding NAD(P)H:quinone oxidoreductase — protein MSNDYILVLYYSRHGATAEMARHIARGVEMQGMEARLRTVPAVSAECEAVSAAIPAEGAPYASLDDLKNCAGLALGSPTRFGNMAAPLKYFLDGTSNLWLTGSLVGKPAGVFTSTASLHGGQESTLLSMLLPLLHHGMLITGLPYSESALVETRGGGTPYGASHHAGADGKRALDEHEITLCRALGQRLASIAATLGNDRGQNR, from the coding sequence ATGAGCAATGACTACATCCTCGTGCTGTATTACAGCCGACATGGCGCCACTGCCGAGATGGCTCGCCACATCGCCCGAGGCGTGGAGATGCAAGGCATGGAGGCGCGCTTGCGCACCGTCCCCGCCGTATCTGCCGAGTGCGAAGCGGTGAGCGCTGCCATTCCGGCCGAGGGCGCGCCCTACGCCAGCCTCGACGACTTGAAGAATTGCGCTGGCCTGGCCCTGGGCAGCCCAACCCGCTTCGGCAACATGGCCGCACCGCTGAAGTACTTCCTCGACGGCACCAGCAACCTGTGGCTGACCGGCAGCCTGGTCGGCAAACCAGCCGGCGTATTCACCTCCACCGCCAGCCTGCATGGTGGCCAGGAGAGCACGCTGCTGTCGATGCTGCTGCCGCTGCTGCACCACGGCATGCTGATCACCGGCCTGCCGTATAGCGAGTCGGCCTTGGTCGAGACGCGCGGCGGCGGCACGCCCTATGGCGCCAGCCATCACGCAGGCGCCGACGGCAAGCGTGCGCTGGACGAGCATGAAATCACCCTGTGCCGCGCCTTGGGCCAACGCCTGGCGAGCATCGCCGCCACACTGGGAAATGACCGTGGGCAGAACCGCTAA
- a CDS encoding DUF2069 domain-containing protein, which produces MGRTAKPLPSIDWLLPRLRLCRYLSLASFLGLAALLLIWNLGYAAVPSSLLWAVLAFQMLPLLLLAPGIIGGHPRTHSWACFVVNLYFIQGVLAAFDPSKQLFGWLEIILSLSLFTSALFYTRWCAQYQRIGAAGE; this is translated from the coding sequence GTGGGCAGAACCGCTAAGCCACTTCCCAGCATCGACTGGCTGCTGCCGCGCCTGCGCCTGTGCCGCTACCTGAGCCTGGCCAGCTTTCTGGGGCTGGCGGCGCTGCTGCTGATCTGGAACCTGGGTTACGCAGCGGTACCCAGTTCGCTGTTGTGGGCGGTGCTGGCATTCCAGATGCTGCCATTGCTGCTGCTTGCACCAGGCATCATCGGCGGTCATCCGCGAACGCATTCCTGGGCCTGCTTCGTGGTCAACCTGTATTTCATCCAGGGCGTGCTTGCGGCCTTCGACCCGTCCAAGCAACTGTTCGGCTGGCTGGAAATCATCCTCAGCCTGAGCCTGTTCACCAGCGCGCTGTTCTACACCCGCTGGTGCGCGCAGTACCAGCGCATCGGCGCTGCCGGGGAATAG
- a CDS encoding transposase: MRNSYSNDFKIKAASMVLDEGQSVPQVCANLDIGPTALRRWVSQLRQEREGITPVGAKAITSDQREIQRLHALLKQKDRDIEILKKASALLLADAKEPSR; this comes from the coding sequence ATGCGTAACTCCTACTCGAACGATTTCAAGATCAAGGCGGCCAGCATGGTGCTGGACGAAGGGCAATCAGTGCCCCAGGTCTGCGCCAATCTGGATATCGGGCCCACCGCACTTCGCCGCTGGGTCAGTCAGTTGCGCCAGGAGCGTGAAGGCATCACGCCGGTTGGAGCCAAGGCGATAACCTCTGATCAGCGAGAAATTCAGCGGTTACATGCCTTGCTCAAGCAAAAAGACCGGGACATCGAAATCCTAAAAAAGGCCAGTGCTCTCCTGCTTGCGGACGCCAAGGAACCTTCGCGTTAA
- a CDS encoding IS3 family transposase: protein MNECCRVLAVSRSGFYNWRQRKGRPCPEREQLKAKLVRHHRATRGSAGARTLAKLLQADGHRVGRFKASGLMLEAGIASRQRRRHKYKSSGVEALTAPHVLKRRFDVKTPDTVWCGDVTYIKIGKRWLYMAVVLDLFARRVVGWSFSLISDAALACEALRMAIELRGHPTNVLFHSDQGCQYTSHRFRDELSRHGLQQSMSRKGECWDNAPMERFFGSLKSEWVPDGGYETEHEARVDVQIYITRYNTIRPHSYNGYRSPVAAEKLAA from the coding sequence ATCAATGAATGTTGCCGTGTACTGGCCGTCAGTCGCAGCGGCTTTTACAACTGGCGTCAACGCAAAGGCCGACCTTGCCCTGAGCGCGAGCAGCTCAAGGCCAAGCTGGTCAGGCATCACCGAGCCACGAGAGGATCGGCTGGTGCTCGCACGTTGGCCAAGTTGCTGCAGGCCGACGGCCACCGGGTGGGCCGTTTCAAGGCGAGTGGACTGATGCTTGAAGCCGGTATCGCCAGTCGGCAACGTCGCCGGCACAAGTACAAGTCCTCAGGAGTAGAGGCGTTAACGGCACCGCATGTCCTCAAGCGCCGGTTCGATGTAAAGACTCCTGACACGGTGTGGTGTGGGGATGTCACCTACATCAAGATTGGGAAACGGTGGCTTTACATGGCGGTGGTTCTAGACCTGTTTGCCCGGCGTGTCGTGGGCTGGTCGTTCTCGTTGATTTCGGATGCGGCGTTAGCCTGCGAGGCGTTGCGAATGGCCATTGAACTGCGGGGGCACCCGACAAATGTGCTGTTCCACTCCGATCAAGGCTGCCAGTACACCAGCCATCGATTCAGGGATGAGCTGAGCCGGCATGGTCTTCAGCAGAGCATGAGTCGCAAAGGCGAGTGTTGGGACAATGCTCCAATGGAACGTTTCTTTGGCAGCCTGAAGTCGGAATGGGTGCCCGATGGAGGTTATGAAACAGAGCATGAGGCCCGGGTGGATGTGCAGATTTACATCACGCGCTACAACACCATCAGGCCTCACAGTTATAACGGCTACCGATCACCCGTGGCTGCAGAGAAGCTGGCGGCCTAA
- the hda gene encoding DnaA regulatory inactivator Hda yields the protein MKPIQLPLGVRLRDDATFANYYPGANAAALGYVERLCEADAGWTESLIYLWGGEGVGRSHLLQAACLRFEQLGERAVYLPLAEVVQYGPEILDNLEQFELVCLDDLEAASGQRIWEEALFHLFNRLRDSGRRLLLAANASPRELPIKLPDLKSRLTLALVFQLQSLSDEDKLRALQLRASRRGLHMSDDVGRFILTRGERSMSALFELLERLDQASLQAQRKLTIPFLKETLGW from the coding sequence ATGAAACCGATTCAGTTGCCCTTGGGTGTGCGTCTGCGTGACGACGCTACCTTCGCCAATTACTACCCGGGCGCCAATGCCGCAGCCCTGGGGTATGTCGAGCGCCTGTGCGAAGCGGACGCTGGCTGGACGGAGAGCCTGATTTACCTGTGGGGCGGTGAGGGTGTCGGTCGCAGCCATCTGTTGCAGGCCGCCTGCCTGCGTTTCGAGCAGCTTGGTGAGCGTGCCGTTTACCTGCCGCTGGCCGAGGTGGTGCAGTACGGCCCGGAGATTCTCGACAATCTCGAGCAGTTCGAGCTGGTTTGCCTGGACGACCTCGAAGCAGCCTCCGGTCAGCGTATCTGGGAAGAAGCGCTGTTCCATCTGTTCAACCGCCTGCGCGACAGCGGCCGCCGCTTGCTGCTGGCAGCGAACGCTTCGCCTCGTGAGTTGCCGATCAAGCTCCCCGACCTGAAATCACGTCTGACCCTGGCACTGGTATTCCAGCTGCAGTCGCTGTCCGATGAAGACAAGCTGCGCGCGCTGCAATTGCGCGCCTCGCGGCGCGGGCTGCATATGAGCGACGACGTGGGGCGCTTCATCCTCACCCGTGGCGAGCGCAGCATGAGCGCCTTGTTCGAACTGCTCGAACGCCTCGATCAGGCCTCATTGCAGGCCCAACGCAAGCTGACCATTCCCTTCCTGAAAGAAACCCTGGGCTGGTAG
- a CDS encoding AI-2E family transporter produces MPLSSRWLWIAALLVLGGFLYVLHPILSPFLIGILIAYLGDPLVDRLERLKLSRTWGVIVVFTLFTLLIALAMLVLIPMLGKQLARLYELLPQMLDWAQNQALPWIQVKLGLNEGFWRFDQLKAAISGHLGQTTDIAGLILSQVTASSLALMAWVANLLLIPVVSFYLMRDWDLLVAKLRSLVPRDNEGVVVKLFAECHEVLGAFLRGQLLVMLALGVMYSVGLMAIGLELGLLIGLLAGLASIVPYLGVVVGIGSALIAGLFQFGGDPYPLLAIAGVFVVGQMLEGMLLTPLLVGDRIGLHPVAVIFAIMAGGQLFGFTGILLALPVAAVIMVLLRHVHDLYKQSEAYSGEKPGA; encoded by the coding sequence ATGCCCCTTTCGTCTCGCTGGCTATGGATAGCTGCATTGCTGGTGCTGGGTGGCTTTCTGTACGTGTTGCATCCCATCCTTTCGCCTTTTCTGATCGGCATCCTGATCGCCTACCTCGGTGATCCGCTGGTGGATCGTCTCGAGCGTCTGAAACTGTCGCGCACCTGGGGCGTGATCGTGGTGTTCACGCTGTTCACGTTGCTGATAGCGCTGGCGATGCTGGTGCTCATCCCGATGCTCGGCAAGCAGCTGGCGCGCCTCTACGAACTGCTCCCGCAGATGCTCGACTGGGCGCAGAACCAAGCGTTGCCGTGGATTCAGGTCAAGCTGGGGCTCAACGAGGGCTTCTGGCGCTTCGATCAGCTCAAGGCGGCGATCTCCGGCCATCTGGGGCAGACCACCGATATCGCCGGGCTGATTCTTTCCCAGGTGACGGCGTCGAGCCTGGCGCTGATGGCCTGGGTCGCCAACCTGCTGTTGATTCCGGTGGTCAGCTTCTACCTGATGCGTGACTGGGATCTGCTGGTCGCCAAACTGCGCAGCCTGGTGCCGCGCGACAACGAAGGCGTCGTGGTGAAGCTGTTCGCCGAGTGCCACGAGGTGCTGGGTGCCTTCCTGCGTGGGCAGTTGTTGGTGATGCTCGCACTGGGTGTGATGTATTCGGTCGGCCTGATGGCCATCGGCCTGGAACTGGGCTTGCTGATCGGCCTGCTGGCCGGCCTGGCCAGCATCGTGCCTTACCTCGGTGTGGTGGTCGGGATCGGTTCGGCGCTGATTGCCGGACTGTTCCAGTTCGGCGGCGATCCCTATCCGCTGCTGGCCATCGCCGGGGTATTCGTGGTTGGGCAGATGCTCGAGGGCATGCTGCTGACTCCGCTGCTGGTCGGTGATCGCATCGGCCTGCACCCCGTGGCGGTGATTTTCGCCATCATGGCGGGCGGCCAGTTGTTCGGCTTCACCGGCATTCTGCTGGCTTTGCCGGTGGCGGCGGTGATCATGGTGCTGCTGCGCCATGTGCACGATCTGTACAAGCAATCCGAGGCTTACAGCGGAGAGAAGCCCGGCGCCTGA
- a CDS encoding DUF2066 domain-containing protein, with the protein MRPTFRPLLLCLSLLSLPTLAATVSDLYQVKEPVASQQPEERDAALQRAVETLVLRLTGKPEAAKGSALAELRKDPQQIVSQYGYEGDHLVVDFDAVSTDRSLRQAGLPLWGVNRPAILAWWLNDTANGSNMVGDGQASAEPLRLAAQHRGLPLRLPLADLSEQLLATSENLAAKDPDSLRSASERYGADALLAVRASEADGKWQASWQLWLGEEREQGKAEGADQAALADAVLLAVSERLAPRFVVAPGASTTQTVEIIGADLSRYAELQRVLEPFGAQLQSVQADRLTYRVSASVEQLRTQLGLLQLREVSAAELAAEAPAEAEAPEPVDAGQVPAEPQATPPAPAIVPRDDVLRFRW; encoded by the coding sequence ATGCGCCCGACCTTCCGCCCGCTGCTTCTTTGCCTGTCGCTCCTCAGTCTGCCGACCCTGGCGGCTACGGTCAGTGACCTCTATCAGGTGAAGGAGCCGGTCGCCAGCCAGCAGCCCGAGGAACGTGATGCCGCCCTGCAACGTGCCGTAGAGACACTGGTGCTGCGCCTGACCGGCAAACCTGAGGCGGCCAAGGGCAGTGCGCTGGCGGAGCTGCGCAAGGACCCTCAACAGATCGTCAGTCAGTACGGCTACGAGGGTGATCACCTGGTGGTCGATTTCGATGCCGTGTCCACGGATCGCTCGCTGCGCCAGGCCGGGCTGCCGCTGTGGGGTGTCAATCGCCCGGCCATTCTGGCCTGGTGGCTGAACGATACGGCCAACGGCTCGAACATGGTCGGCGATGGTCAGGCCAGCGCCGAACCCCTGCGGCTGGCTGCGCAACACCGCGGTCTGCCGTTGCGCCTGCCGCTGGCGGATCTTAGTGAGCAGTTGCTGGCGACCAGCGAAAATCTCGCTGCGAAGGATCCGGATTCCCTGCGCTCGGCCTCCGAGCGCTACGGCGCCGACGCGTTGCTGGCCGTTCGTGCCAGCGAGGCCGATGGCAAGTGGCAGGCCAGTTGGCAGCTGTGGCTGGGCGAAGAGCGCGAGCAGGGCAAGGCCGAAGGTGCCGATCAGGCTGCTCTGGCCGATGCCGTGCTGCTGGCGGTGAGCGAGCGCCTGGCACCACGTTTCGTGGTTGCGCCGGGCGCGAGCACGACCCAAACCGTGGAAATCATCGGTGCCGATCTGTCGCGCTACGCCGAGCTGCAGCGCGTGCTCGAACCCTTTGGTGCGCAGCTGCAGTCGGTGCAGGCCGATCGCCTGACCTACAGGGTCAGCGCCAGCGTCGAACAGTTGCGTACCCAGCTGGGCTTATTGCAGTTGCGTGAGGTCTCCGCCGCCGAGCTGGCTGCCGAGGCACCCGCTGAAGCCGAGGCGCCGGAGCCCGTGGATGCGGGCCAGGTGCCTGCCGAACCTCAGGCAACACCTCCCGCGCCCGCCATCGTGCCACGTGACGATGTCCTGCGCTTTCGCTGGTAG
- the purM gene encoding phosphoribosylformylglycinamidine cyclo-ligase — protein sequence MSKQPSISYKDAGVDIDAGEALVERIKGVAKRTARPEVMGGLGGFGALCEIPAGYKQPVLVSGTDGVGTKLRLALNLNKHDSIGQDLVAMCVNDLVVCGAEPLFFLDYYATGKLNVDVAATVVTGIGAGCELAGCSLVGGETAEMPGMYEGEDYDLAGFCVGVVEKAEIIDGSKVATGDALIALPSSGPHSNGYSLIRKILEVSATDIEKTELDGKPLADLLMAPTRIYVKPLLKLIKDTGAVKAMAHITGGGLLDNIPRVLPDNAQAVIDVASWQRPVVFDFLQEKGNVDEHEMHRVLNCGVGMVICVAQEHVGVALQTLRAAGEQPWVIGQIAAAAEGAERVVLNNLKSH from the coding sequence ATGAGCAAGCAACCCTCCATCAGCTACAAGGACGCAGGTGTAGATATCGACGCGGGTGAAGCCCTGGTCGAGCGCATCAAGGGCGTAGCCAAGCGCACCGCCCGTCCTGAAGTCATGGGTGGCCTGGGTGGCTTCGGCGCCCTGTGCGAGATCCCGGCCGGCTACAAGCAACCCGTACTGGTCTCCGGCACAGACGGCGTGGGCACCAAGCTGCGCCTGGCCCTGAACCTGAACAAGCACGACAGCATCGGCCAGGATCTGGTCGCCATGTGCGTGAACGACCTGGTGGTCTGCGGCGCCGAGCCGCTGTTCTTCCTCGATTATTACGCCACCGGCAAGCTCAACGTCGACGTGGCGGCCACCGTGGTCACCGGTATCGGCGCCGGCTGCGAACTGGCCGGCTGCTCGCTGGTCGGCGGCGAAACCGCAGAAATGCCTGGCATGTACGAAGGTGAAGACTACGACCTGGCCGGTTTCTGTGTCGGCGTCGTGGAAAAAGCCGAGATCATCGACGGCTCCAAGGTCGCTACCGGCGACGCACTGATCGCACTGCCCTCCTCCGGCCCGCACTCCAATGGCTACTCGCTGATCCGCAAGATCCTCGAAGTGTCCGCTACCGACATCGAGAAGACCGAACTCGATGGCAAACCGCTGGCCGACCTGCTGATGGCTCCGACGCGCATCTACGTCAAACCCCTGCTCAAGCTGATCAAGGACACTGGCGCGGTCAAGGCCATGGCCCACATCACCGGCGGCGGCCTGCTCGACAACATCCCGCGCGTGCTGCCGGACAACGCCCAGGCAGTGATCGACGTGGCCAGCTGGCAGCGTCCGGTGGTATTCGACTTCCTGCAGGAAAAAGGCAACGTCGACGAGCACGAAATGCACCGCGTGCTGAACTGCGGCGTGGGCATGGTCATCTGCGTAGCCCAGGAGCATGTCGGAGTCGCCCTGCAGACCCTGCGCGCCGCTGGTGAGCAGCCCTGGGTCATCGGTCAGATCGCCGCGGCCGCCGAAGGTGCCGAGCGCGTCGTGCTGAACAACCTGAAAAGCCACTGA
- the purN gene encoding phosphoribosylglycinamide formyltransferase — protein sequence MPRPCNVVVLLSGTGSNLQALIDSIDQGENPARVAAVIANRSDAFGLQRARDAGIATRVLEHGEYDGRDAFDQALMQAIDDFAPQLVVLAGFMRILTSGFVRHYHGRLLNIHPSLLPRHKGLHTHQRALQAGDAEHGCSVHFVTEELDGGPLVVQAVIPVQSQDTAASLAQRVHVQEHQIYPLAVRWFAEGRLRLGESGPLLDGNALPATGYLINSKETPCAAP from the coding sequence ATGCCGCGACCCTGTAACGTGGTGGTGCTGTTGTCCGGCACCGGTAGCAATCTTCAGGCGCTGATCGACAGCATCGACCAGGGCGAAAACCCGGCGCGAGTCGCCGCGGTGATCGCCAATCGCAGCGATGCCTTCGGCCTGCAGCGAGCGCGGGACGCGGGTATCGCGACCCGCGTTCTGGAGCATGGCGAATACGACGGGCGCGATGCCTTCGACCAGGCGCTGATGCAGGCCATCGATGACTTCGCGCCACAACTGGTGGTGCTGGCAGGCTTCATGCGCATCCTCACCTCCGGGTTCGTGCGCCACTACCATGGGCGCCTGCTGAACATTCACCCATCGCTGCTGCCTCGCCACAAAGGCCTGCACACCCATCAGCGCGCTCTGCAAGCCGGAGACGCCGAGCATGGCTGTAGCGTGCACTTCGTGACAGAGGAACTCGATGGTGGCCCTCTGGTCGTACAGGCAGTAATCCCGGTACAGTCGCAAGACACTGCCGCCAGCCTGGCGCAGCGGGTTCACGTGCAGGAGCACCAGATCTACCCGCTCGCCGTACGCTGGTTCGCCGAAGGCCGTTTGCGCCTCGGCGAGTCGGGCCCGCTGCTCGACGGCAATGCATTGCCGGCTACCGGCTACCTCATCAACAGCAAGGAGACTCCATGCGCCGCGCCCTAA
- a CDS encoding DUF3108 domain-containing protein: MRRALMLALALFSLPALAEEPKPFSASYTADWKQVPVSGSAERSLQKLDDGRWQLVFKASMLVAGLTEQSTFTVEDDAFLPQSYKFERSGLGKSKDVEFDFDWSQKQVIGSDRGDPVRFPLNRGMQDKSTYQLVLQHDVAAGEKSMSYQVVDGDEIETYDFRVLGEEVVRTSAGLIDAIKVERVRDPTQSSRKTILWFAKDWDYLLVRLHQVEKDGKEYQIMLKSGTVDGKPVEGRRD, encoded by the coding sequence ATGCGCCGCGCCCTAATGTTAGCCCTGGCGTTGTTCAGCCTGCCTGCCCTCGCCGAAGAGCCCAAGCCCTTCTCCGCCAGCTATACCGCCGACTGGAAACAGGTACCGGTCAGCGGTTCGGCCGAACGCAGCCTGCAGAAACTAGACGATGGACGCTGGCAGCTGGTCTTCAAGGCCTCGATGTTGGTCGCCGGCCTGACCGAGCAGAGCACCTTCACGGTCGAGGACGATGCCTTCCTGCCGCAGAGCTACAAGTTCGAACGCAGCGGCCTGGGCAAGAGCAAGGATGTCGAATTCGATTTCGACTGGTCGCAGAAACAGGTGATCGGCAGCGACCGTGGCGACCCCGTGCGCTTTCCGCTCAACCGCGGCATGCAGGACAAGTCCACCTACCAGCTCGTCCTGCAGCATGACGTTGCCGCTGGCGAGAAGAGCATGAGCTATCAGGTGGTCGACGGTGACGAAATCGAAACCTACGACTTCCGTGTGCTTGGCGAAGAAGTGGTGCGCACCAGCGCCGGACTGATCGATGCGATCAAGGTCGAACGCGTGCGTGACCCCACGCAGAGCAGCCGCAAGACCATCCTCTGGTTCGCCAAGGACTGGGACTACCTGCTGGTGCGCCTGCACCAAGTGGAGAAGGACGGCAAGGAATACCAGATCATGCTCAAGTCGGGCACGGTCGACGGCAAACCCGTCGAAGGCCGCCGCGACTGA
- a CDS encoding DUF2058 domain-containing protein: MAISLRDQLLKAGLVNEKQVKQASKQQHKQQRMVKKGQAEEDKSGQLAAQQAKAEKAARDQELNRQQQEKAEQKARAAQIKQLIEISRLPKLTTEDYYNFVDDKKVKRLSVNALMRDKLSRGSLAIVRHGGGYEVIPREAALKIQERDPQRILLLNTPTEAPDEDDPYAAYQVPDDLMW, from the coding sequence ATGGCGATTTCATTACGTGACCAGTTGCTCAAGGCCGGGTTGGTCAACGAGAAGCAGGTCAAGCAAGCCAGCAAGCAACAGCACAAGCAGCAGCGAATGGTGAAGAAGGGGCAGGCCGAGGAGGACAAGTCCGGTCAACTGGCCGCCCAGCAGGCCAAGGCCGAGAAAGCCGCCCGTGACCAGGAACTCAACCGCCAGCAACAGGAAAAGGCCGAGCAGAAAGCCCGTGCTGCGCAGATCAAGCAACTGATCGAAATTTCCCGGTTGCCCAAGCTGACCACCGAGGATTATTACAACTTCGTCGACGACAAGAAGGTCAAGCGCCTTTCGGTCAATGCGCTGATGCGCGACAAGCTGAGCCGAGGCTCCCTGGCCATCGTCCGTCATGGCGGCGGCTACGAGGTGATTCCCCGTGAAGCGGCGCTGAAGATCCAGGAGCGCGACCCGCAGCGTATCCTGTTGCTCAACACGCCAACCGAAGCGCCGGACGAGGATGATCCGTACGCTGCGTATCAGGTGCCCGACGACCTGATGTGGTGA